A segment of the Nitrosospira briensis C-128 genome:
ATGACCTTGCTGGGTATCTTGCCGGCCTGATGAAAGACCAGGTAATTGATAAGCCCGTGAATCGCCAGCGCCACCAGCATGCCTTCGAAGATGCCTATCTTGAAGACCAGCAAGGCGGTAAGAACTGAAAGTATCAGTGCGTATTGCCCGTAATTGGCAACATGCCACAATCCCATGACCATTTTCCAGCCGGAGAAAATCATGATTGCGGCCAGCGAGAACTTCGGCAGATATTCAAGATAGTGCGAATTGAAGAAGAAGAAGAGAACGACCGAACCGACGACAACATTCGAAAACTTGGTATATGCCCCAGCCAGTCTGTTGGTGGTACTTTTAGCCAATCCGTCCAGGTTGGTCATGCCGCCAAAAAAACTCGCGCCCATATTGCTTATCCAGATAGACCACAAGCTGTTATTGGTGTTGCATTTGCGCCCCAGCGGATCTATTTTTTCGATCGCGGCGTTGCTCATTACCTGCTCTATCACATCGATCGTGGCGAGCATTGCCGCGAACCCCACGATGTACACCCACATCATTGCGCTCTCGATATGCGGTATCGGGAGGGCAAGCACAAACGGAACATCCTCCACGAATAGCATGGACATCGGCATGTATTGAGCGAGCACGATACTTGCTATTATCAACAGGAAATAAGGAATTGCGGGTTTCGTATCCTTGAATTTGGAAAACAGGTATACAAACGCGGCGAAACCGACTATCGATATCAGCACGATCTGGATTCGTGCCTCGTTCCAGAATACATCGGCCGTTTCCAGTTCTGCCGGTATCTCATAGCAAAATGTGGCAAATTTGAGGCCTATCTTCAGGCCCACTCCCGCCAATAGCCCTTCTACGAGATAAACCGGTACCGCCTGCAAGATATACCGTTGCCAGTTGTATTTCCATACGACCGCTTGCATGCTGGCTGTCAGGAAAATGACAAACGCCATATTCTCGATACCGAAGGTGTGAACGCCCATCGCCAGGGCAGGCGCGAGACCGGCTGCCACCCCCGGCACGCCGATAAAATTGCCGGGCTTGAAAAATGCATTGACCCATCCGATGAAACAGGCAAAAACGACCGTCGCCAGCGCTACTTTGATAGGATACTCCGACATCATGGCAATGCCGATCGATAGCGGGACCGCCATGGTTCCAGTTATAATTCCAGCCTGAATGTCGCGAGCGAGATACTTGGCCTGAAACCCCGCCGATCCTGGCGCGACCACTTCTTCCGCGGTGGCGCCGGGTGCATGATCATCGGTTGACAGCGGTTTATCTAAAGTAGATGAACTCATGGTACCTATCCTTCCTTTTTAAAAAATTTAAACATAACTTCAAACGAAGAAGAAACCGAGAGGGTGACCTGCTTTCCGGTGGTTGTTCGACGTCTGCTCAATTTCGTCATAAGTTAAAAAACAGCTGATCTGGAAGTAACCTCAAGTCCTTGACTGGCTCGCCCACAATCAGATGCTGAAGCATTTGCTCAACCGGCTTTAGCAGCCGCTTTCGCAATGGATTCAACATTCGAATCCCTACAAATTCATTAAGGCATTAAAAGCAACGCTAACATAGCATTAGCGATGTGAAGAATATGTATGTTAAATGTCAAGAAATTGTGAAGTCTGCAATATTTACTTCACATCATGCCAAAACGGGTATGTTCAAGTGTGCGCCATTTTGCACTTAATTTACGTATAAACAATTGCTTAGATAATTTAAACCTATGAATACGATGAGCAACAGATCGGTGTATTAGTGACATATGTCAATTTTATGTAGGTAAGCTGGAACGCCCGTTTGGATAGTTAAATCGTGTGCTTAAGTCAATTGATTCAGGAGGTGTGCGTCAATCGAGCAAAAATTGAGATAGCAATCAGACCGAAAGCCGGCCATGCTTCTATCCATGCCTGGCACGGCGATTTGCGCCGCTGACAGTGCTGCGGAACAGCTTGAACATCATCTGGATTCTGGAAAAGCTGGCGATAGTCACGCGGACCGTATTTCCCATTCACGATGATTTGGGGCGTGACGCATTTAACCTGAATGAGACAGCTGACCACCCATTTTTCAACTAAGCGCCATGGCCGAAAGGGATTTCTCTATCCCGCCCAACTGGCTGATTCAGGTTTAGGGGAGGGCTTGCTCAGTGGCGGATACTGCCTGTTCTTTGCTGTTCCTTGTTGAGCC
Coding sequences within it:
- a CDS encoding SulP family inorganic anion transporter; its protein translation is MSSSTLDKPLSTDDHAPGATAEEVVAPGSAGFQAKYLARDIQAGIITGTMAVPLSIGIAMMSEYPIKVALATVVFACFIGWVNAFFKPGNFIGVPGVAAGLAPALAMGVHTFGIENMAFVIFLTASMQAVVWKYNWQRYILQAVPVYLVEGLLAGVGLKIGLKFATFCYEIPAELETADVFWNEARIQIVLISIVGFAAFVYLFSKFKDTKPAIPYFLLIIASIVLAQYMPMSMLFVEDVPFVLALPIPHIESAMMWVYIVGFAAMLATIDVIEQVMSNAAIEKIDPLGRKCNTNNSLWSIWISNMGASFFGGMTNLDGLAKSTTNRLAGAYTKFSNVVVGSVVLFFFFNSHYLEYLPKFSLAAIMIFSGWKMVMGLWHVANYGQYALILSVLTALLVFKIGIFEGMLVALAIHGLINYLVFHQAGKIPSKVIIKKYFEKFSTGGTAD